CCTTGATTACGATGACACGCTCGTCTCCTTTTTCGGACATCCCTCGGTGACACTTTTTCCGTCACTGCTCGCCCTCTCCGAGTGGCTCGGAAAAAGTGGAAGGGAATTCCTGACGGCCTATCTCATCGGTTTGCAGGCGGGGGCCACTGTGGGAGTCTGCGCCGGTCTCGATCACTACATGGCCGGATGGCATGCAACGGCGACCCTCGGTCATATCGCGTCTGCGGCTGGCTGCGCGAGGCTTCTGGGGCTTGATGAGGATCAGTCGGTCCATGCCCTGGGGATCGGTGGGACACAGTCATCGGGACTCAAACGGGTATTCGGGACCATGTGCAAGCCGTTTCACGCGGGAATGTCATCACAGGGGGGACTGACCGCGGCCCTGCTTGCAGCGGACGGCTTTACATCGGCGGAGGACATTCTTGAAGGGCCCCAGGGATTTTTCCAGGTTCTGAAGGGGGCAGTGAATGCCGACGCCGTTGGTCTTCTCGGTCTGGGCTGGGATGTACAGAATCTCTCACAGAAATATCATGCTTCCTGCCACGCCACCCACTCGCCCATCGAGGCCGCGCTGGCTGCCATGGCAGAATGGGGCGGCAGTGTCGATGATATCGGCGCCATCCGTGTCCACTCGTCGGAACTTGCCCTCAGCGCGGCGGGGAAAACGAAACCTCTCTCCGGTCTTGAGGGAAAATTCTGCATATCATACTGCGTCGCAAACGCACTGATCCGGGGAGAGACGGGGACCCGGATGTTCACGGATGAGAAGGTCGCCGATCAGACCGTGCGCTTTCTCATGGAAAAGATCTCCGTTTCCCGTGATCCTGCCATGATCGGCCTTGAATCCCGTGTCGAGTTGGAGACGAACAAGGGAACGGTCTATGAGAAATACTCCGATATCCTTCAGGAAACCCCGCCTCTCGAGACAAAGCGCCAGCGGGTGATGGGGAAATTCAACGATCTGTGCGAGCCGCTGCTCGGAGCGGAACGGGCGGCACGTGTCGCCGGGGCCGTTTCCTCGATAGAGCAGGTGAAGAACATGAGGATCCTGACGCAGGAACTCTGAAGGGTCCCCGCCTTTTCGGACCCCGGTCGTGATGTATGAAGGGAAGCGGGAAATGACCGTGATGGAAGACAGGGAGCTCGTTACCGATATTCAGCGGTTCTCCGTCAACGACGGTCCCGGATTCAGGACGAACGTATATCTGAAGGGCTGCCCGCTGCGGTGCCGATGGTGCCATAATCCGGAGACCATCGCCGTATATCCCGAAATATACTGGAAAAAGAGACTCTGCGTTCAGTGCGGCGCCTGTCTGCAGGCGTGTCCGAAGGAAGCGATCAATCCGCCTGTCGATCCGGTGCTTGCCCGTCAGGAGGATTCCCCCTACCACAAGATCATTCGTTCCCGCTGTGACCTGTGCATGAAGTGTGTCGACGCGTGCAGCTACGATGCCCTGGAAATCGTCGGACGACCCATGACGGTAAAGGAAATTCTCGACGAAGTTGAGAAGGACCGGCCCTTCTATGACAACTCCGGCGGCGGCATGACGTTGAGCGGGGGGGAACCGACGGCACACGCGGATTTCTCTGAAAAATTGCTGAAGGAAGCCCGCAGGCGGGGGATCCACACCTGCCTTGATACCAACGGATTCTGTCCCTGGGAAGTTTTTGAGCGTTTGATCCCGGACGTGGACGTCGTGCTCTATGACATAAAGCATCTTGATCCGGCGAAACATGAAGAGATGACGGGAGCCGGGAACGAGATAATTCTGGCCAATCTTGAGAGACTGCTCTCGGCCGGTGCCCAGGTCTGGGTCAGGGTCCCCGTTATCCCCGGATTTAACGACGACATGGCATTTCATCAGGAGCTGGCGCGTTTTCTGCTGGATGTTCCGCGGCGGGTCTGCCGGGTCGACCTTCTTCCCTATCATAACTGGTGCCAGGACAAGTATGGATGGCTAGGGATCGACTGGGAAATGAAAGAGATAGAATCGGCGGACCCCGGTTTCCTTGAAATATTTGCCGATATCTATCGAGAGGAGGGATTGAAGGCCACCGTCGGCGGTTCCGGCTTTGAAGAGGCCGGCTCGGCCTCAGGCGGGTAAAGCGGGAACGGGGCGGCGGGTATAACCGCTGCCGTATGAACCGTGCGGTCCCCGAATGCAAAAGGGGATCGAGAGATATGTATGAAAATACGGGAGAGACCCGGTGAAGGAGGTGAAACACATGCCTACATGCGAAGAGTGCAAGAATTTTTTTCCTATCGAGGACGAGCCCCGCAAGGGTGATTGTGTGGAGCGGGTTGTCGATCCCCGGCAGGCGTATTACAAGGCGAAGCCCGTGAATGCCGATGATGATGCGACCACGTGTCCGTCATTTCAGAAAAAATAACGGGAACAGCCTTAAAATGGCCGAACCGGAAGCCCGTAACACAGTTCCATTACATTACACAATAAATTCCTTATCCGGTGCGGTGCGGTTCGGGGGTGTCTCTGAACAGTTGAAAAAAAGGGGGATTGTCATGGCGGAAACAGCGGTCAGTATAAAAGAACTGGAAGAAAAACAAGAATGGTGGTGGGTCGCTGAAAAGAAACGTTCGGCGCGGCTTGACTACCTGAGAAAGGCGATGTGGAAAAAGGGTGCCATCGGAGGTCTGTATCCCCAGGGACTGTATGTCGATCTTGAGCGTCCCGTGCTGCAGACCGAAAAGGCGAAAGAACTTGAAAGGTCCCCGGACCCCTATGTGATCAAGTTCGCCCAGATACTTGCCCATGTTCTCGACAACAAGACGATTTTCATTACCGACCACGCGCAACTCGTCGGGTATCTGGGGAGCGCGCCGAACATGATCTCCTGGGACCCCACGCTTGCCGCGGTACTGAATCACGAGGTCGTCAATGATCCGACCTGTCTCCCCGAGCCCCTGGAAGAGAGCCTGAAAACGATCTCGGAGGTGGCCGATTACTGGGCGGGGAAATCGGACCTGGACAAGATCATGCCCTATCTGGACCTTGACGATGCCATGAAGGTTCTCTCCGGCGCCATCGGCTGGGGTGTGCCGCTCTCCAGAGGGGGCTACTCCGGAAAGGATTACGAGTATATCATGACCGGTACGCATGCCTTTGAGGATATCATCGAAGACCTTGATCGACGGATCGATGAAGCCGACGCGAAGGCGCATGAACCGGGAGCTTCGAAAGAGATCAGCGATCTCTATGACAAGATCAATATGTGGGAAGCAATGAAGATAGCCCTGGAGGCCGGTATCCGGCACGCGAAACGTCATGCCCGGCTTGCGCGGATCATCGCGGAGCATTTCGAGACCGACAATGACAGACGGGAAGAACTGCTGAAAATCGCAGAGACCTGCGAACGGGTGCCTGCAAAGCCTCCACGGACCCTGCAGGAGTCGCTCCAGTACGATCTCTTTATCCAGCTTTTCAGCAGAAACGAAGCGATCGAGGGGGCCTGGCCGGCGAGACCGGACTATTACCACGGGCCCTATTATGAAAAGGAAGTTGACATCGACAGGACGCTGACAAAGGAGGAAGCACTTGACCTCGTCGGTGAATTCCTTATCCGTGCCGCGGAAGTGTCCCAGTACAAGGTCAAATGGGCCCGCGAGGGGCTCCAGGGGATCGAGGGAACATGGGTGTGGACGCTGGGCGGCGTCAAGAAGGACGGCAGTGACGCGTGCAACGGCATGACGCTCGCGCTCCTTGAAGCCGCGAGACTGGTAAGGGTGGCGAATCCCACCTTTGCGTTCAGGTGGCATCCAAAGGTGTCGGACGAAGTGATGAGAGAGATCTTTGAATGCATCCGGCACGGCCTCGGATATCCTTCGATACGGAATGACCCGGTGCTTATCGCGAATGCCATGAACTGGCACGGGCATCCCATAGAAGAGGCCCGGACCTGGGCCCACCAGGCATGCATGTCTCCAGCGCCGTGCACCAAGCATGGTTTTCAGCCCATGAGAATGGCGAACGCTACCGTCAATTGCGCAAAGATAATCGAGTATGTCTTCACGAGCGGGTTTGACCCTGTCGTGAACATGCAGATCGGTGCCGAAACACCGGATGCAGCCACATACACGAGTTACGAGCAGGTCTTCGATGCCTGGGTGACGCAGATGAAGACCGTCTTCAGTATCCTTGTCCGGCCGGTGAACAGGGCGCGGATACTGGCACCGAAGATGACACCGAGACCATTTCTGTCGGCGGTATCGGAGCGGTCGATCGACAGCGGCCTGGACGTATGCGATCCTTCCATAAGCCGCGGCAACGCGTGGATAACGGCGTTCACCTGGGTGGAGAACGCGGACAGCCTGGCGGCGATCAAGAAACTCGTTTTCGATGAGAAGAAATACACCATGGCCGAGCTCAAGGAAGCCCTCGCGAACAACTGGGAGGGCAGGGAAGAAATGCGCCTGGATTTCGTGAAGAATGCGCCCAAGTGGGGAAATGACGATGATTACGTTGACGCCATTATGCTCGATTGCCTGCACGAGGCGGCAAAGTTCTCAAGGGAACTCAAGTGCCCCTGCGGAAACACCTGGCCAATCCTTCCCGAGAACGTCAGCGGTAACATCCACTACGCGAATATCGTGGGGGCCCTGCCGAACGGCCGCAGGCTCGGTGACGCTCTCTATGACGGCGGGATTTCCCCCGGACCGGGGCTTGACAAGAAAGGACCCACGGCGGTGCTGAAGTCATGCTCCAAGATAGACCATATTTCGGACGGCAGGGCCTTTCTGCTGAACCAGCGGTTGTCGCCGACCCAGCTTGCCGGAGAAAAGGGATACCAGCTCTGGAAGACATACATGAAGACCTGGGCTGATCTCGGGCTGGACCATGTTCAATTCAACTGCGTGTCCGATGAAACCCTGAGAAGCGCCCAGAGAGACCCTGAGAAATACCAGGAGGTCATCGTGCGGGTGGCAGGATACAGCGCGCATTTCGTGGATATCAGCCGCAAGACACAGGATAACATCATACAGCGGACGGTCCAGGGACTGGGATAAGGTGCGGTAAAGGCGGGTATGTCCTTTCCGTGAAAGAGTGTCCGTCCCACGGATGAACAGGAATACGAGGAGGCTGTGACATGGCGCGAAAAAGCCGTCAGGATTACGCAAAAGCATCAGGGGTGTTCGGCCTGCAGCCCGGGAAATTTAGCACCGTCGAAGATACGGAAACAATTCCGGAGAGACCCTGTGGTCTGTGCAAGCACTTTCTGGAAAGCGCGTGGTCGAGCGATGGAAGGGGAAGCTGCAAGCTTTTGAAAGAGGGTTCCGATATCACCTGTGATCCGCCTGTCTTTGTTCTGGAGGGGAAAAACGGGTACATGATGAGGATCCTTACCGATGCCTCGAGGTGCACCTATTACGAGCGAAACGAGTTTATCGACAAAGACGGGTATGAATGCAGCGATCCTGCGTTCAGAAGGTTCATACGGCAATTCAGGGACAAGTGAGGAATTGCTTCACAGAATAATGCAAAAGGAGGACGTTATGAAATGTCCTGAATGCGGACACGAAGCTCCCGTTGCGGAATTTCGATATCTTTATAATGCACGCATTGATTCCTCGGTAAGCATTAGGCAGTGCACACAATGCCAGGCCTGGCTCGCCGTCGATGAACTGGCGGGTACGGCGAATCAGACGGTCGGTCCGGGAGAGGCCCCGTGGGGGAAATCGGCCGGCATCGAGGGCCTCGCGGAGGACGCATGAACCGGGGAAGAGTATCTCCGCGGAAAGTACAGGGAGTTCCTCGGGCAGGGGGGATGTGCCATGGATCTTGTGTGCCGGATATGCGGGTATCACGGGGACTACCGGGATTTTGATTATCTGTGCAGGAACGGGTGACCGGCCACCGGGGAATCTGATCTCCGGAGATGCCCCAGGTGCGGGGCTGAATGCGTTTTTTCCCGGTCCGAGTCCCTCGAAGATGAGGAAACCCGGATGAGAGAGCTTTCCCGGGAACTGGCCTTGATAACCCGGGGCGACGGGCCGGCACGCCTGGCCGAGGCGAAGAGAATAATCAGAACGCTTCACGAAATGAACAGGCGGTGGAACATACAGCGGCTCAATGAATTTCTCCGTGCGCGGCAGAAGGAACTCTTTTTCTGATGGTGCAAGGTTGCGCGGAGAGGCTGTTTTCGGCAACGGGAGGGACCGGCAGGATGGCTGCGACGTGATCTCGAATCTGCGAAAGGGGGCGTAATGACTCAGACTGACAGGGATTTGGCGGTTCCGAAGAAGGAGCGGCATTTTTTTCTCAGGCAAGAGGTCATTGAAAACCTTGAAAGGGTGGAGAAACTCTCGCAGCGGCATCCCGTGAACGTTCTGGTGACGGGAAAACAGGGGTGCGGTAAATCCACCCTTGTCCGCCAGTTCGCGGCCCGGAACAAGCGGCCATTCGCCGTTTTTCAGATCGGCATCCTTTCCGAACCCGGACAGCTTTTTGGAGAGCACCGGCTCAGGGAAGGTGAAACGTACTATCAGAAATTTCTCTTTCCCCGAGCGATCCAGACACCCGGTTGCGTCATTCACCTGGAGGAGATCAACCGGCCCGAGCACCCGAAGGCATTGAACATGCTTTTTTCAGTACTTTCGGAAGACCGAAAGGTATGGCTCGATGAACTCGGTCTTCTTTCGGTCGCCCGGGGTGTGGTTTTTTTTGCCACGCTTAACGAGGGTGATGAGTTCATCGGGACGGAAATGCTCGATTCGGCGCTCCGCGACCGTTTTTATGTCTCGATGCTTGATTATCTGCCCGCCGACGTAGAAATGAAAGTTCTGTACCTCAAGGCGGGCATCGACGAGGCCGATGCGCTGACGATCGTGAACGTGGCGAACCGTCTCCGCGGCCATGCACAGGAACCGATGGTCGTATCGACCAGACATACGCTGATGATAGCCGAAATGGTCAATGTGGGAGCAACGATAAAGGAAGCTTTTATCAACAGCCTTCAGATCAACCCCGATATTCTCGAGTCCGTCCTGCTGTCCCTGCACGCTGAACTGGGATTGAGGGAGAAGGAGGCGGCAAAGGTCTACGCCCTGTACTGATGAATAGAGCAGGCATGGAAGAGTCAACAGAACAGAGGGCCGGTGTATCTTCCGGGATGGAAGGCCTTTCCGAATTCTGGCGCAGGAACACATCGACGCTTGAATCCGTGGAACTTGCCTGCCTGTTGAAGGCGCTGCGCAAGGTGACCGGTCATCTCGGGCCGAACGCCGGGACCGTCGAATACCCGGGCATGTCCCGCGGGGCAGTCCCCTCGATCATCATAGACCCGGGCCTTGTGGTGGGACGATACCCCGTACCGCCGGAACGGGTCGACGAACTGGTGGGACTGGTGACCCACGAAGCGCTTCATCGTATTGAATGGAGCGAGTATCTCTGGAAGCGCCTGGAACCGGATTTTCAGAGCATGGGCCCGGTGCCACTCGTGATATTTCAAAAGATCATTCATACCGGTGAAGACATCTATGTCGATATGACAGCTGACAGAACGGTTTTCGGCCTTTACACGGCGAAGGTACGGCGCATCGTGTTCGATTCCCTGAGGGAGAAGGCGAAACCGGTCCCGCCGTCCATCGACCGGCTCATGTATCTCTGGTGGACCGCCTCCTGGGAGAGGGATGAAGGGTCGCCCGGGGACGATGTCTACCGGGAACCGCTCAGCGCATTGTTGTCTCTTTCCCGGTGTTTGATGGAAGTGATGAACGAAAGCACCGGACCGGTCGCGCGGTGTGAACGACGCGCGGCACTGTATCGTGAAACCTGGAATGACCTGGGTGAGTCCCTCTTTTCGTGGATGGTGCTCGATAAAAGACTTCAATGGTACCCCGTTGCCGTGGCGGAAAGAGTACACTGCGGCACCGTTCCGCCCGGGAGGGAGCATAAGGAACTTCCCCCGGTGCTTCTTCGCAGAATAGAAACGGAATTGGCGGTCACGTCGTCGGATATCACGCCGCTCATCCGTTCCGTTACGGGATACGACGACGATGATGTGGTCCCCACCTCCCGGTGGGATTATCATATCCCCGCCTATCCCGTCGTGGACCGGCATCTTGTGGGACGTCTCAGGGAAATATTCCGGCGGTACGCGAAACGCCGGCGTACCGTGAGCCGCGGTCTTGCAAGCGGTGTTATCGATGCCCGCCGTCTTTATCGGGCGGCCACGACAGGAGCCTGCTTCAAGATGGCCGGCACCGTACCGAGCCTTGACTGGAACGTGACCTTTCTCATGGATGCGAGCGGTTCAATGAGAGGGAGTACCTGGCGCATCGTAGAGAACACCGTTGCCACCATTCACCGGGCGCTTCTGGGACATCAGAGCCGACTCCAGGCCTATGCCTACTTTGAAAGGGACGGTGTGTGCATGATTTCCCGGCTTATCAAGGGGAGGCGGCTCTTTTCCGTGCCGCCCGGAGGACAGACCGCATCGGGACAGGCGATCATCGCGGCGGCCCTTTTTATGTCCTCCGAACACACCCGCCGGCTCCTCGTGCACGTCACCGACGGAGAATCGAATTTCGGTGTCCCCGTGCAGTGCGGGATCGAGTTCTGCGCGCGGGAAGGCATTCACCTGATCACGCTGGGATGCGGGTGCCGGGACCGGAAAGCGATGGTTGATCAATATGGCAGATCGATCCAGTTTTTTGATCATTTCGACCAGCTTCCCCAGGCGATCGAAAAACTCCTGAGACGGTCCTTCCTGTACGGGTTGTTGCCCTGATGACAGGGGTGCGTTTCATGAAGCGGAGACAGCCA
This DNA window, taken from Deltaproteobacteria bacterium, encodes the following:
- a CDS encoding MmgE/PrpD family protein, with amino-acid sequence MAMSDGNLTRVLAEFIAGTEETSIPESAYEHGKVAFMDWIAVTIGGKDDPLVAKLIRYAGRLGGEEQATIIGHGMRKNVSMAALINGSASHVLDYDDTLVSFFGHPSVTLFPSLLALSEWLGKSGREFLTAYLIGLQAGATVGVCAGLDHYMAGWHATATLGHIASAAGCARLLGLDEDQSVHALGIGGTQSSGLKRVFGTMCKPFHAGMSSQGGLTAALLAADGFTSAEDILEGPQGFFQVLKGAVNADAVGLLGLGWDVQNLSQKYHASCHATHSPIEAALAAMAEWGGSVDDIGAIRVHSSELALSAAGKTKPLSGLEGKFCISYCVANALIRGETGTRMFTDEKVADQTVRFLMEKISVSRDPAMIGLESRVELETNKGTVYEKYSDILQETPPLETKRQRVMGKFNDLCEPLLGAERAARVAGAVSSIEQVKNMRILTQEL
- a CDS encoding VWA domain-containing protein, yielding MEESTEQRAGVSSGMEGLSEFWRRNTSTLESVELACLLKALRKVTGHLGPNAGTVEYPGMSRGAVPSIIIDPGLVVGRYPVPPERVDELVGLVTHEALHRIEWSEYLWKRLEPDFQSMGPVPLVIFQKIIHTGEDIYVDMTADRTVFGLYTAKVRRIVFDSLREKAKPVPPSIDRLMYLWWTASWERDEGSPGDDVYREPLSALLSLSRCLMEVMNESTGPVARCERRAALYRETWNDLGESLFSWMVLDKRLQWYPVAVAERVHCGTVPPGREHKELPPVLLRRIETELAVTSSDITPLIRSVTGYDDDDVVPTSRWDYHIPAYPVVDRHLVGRLREIFRRYAKRRRTVSRGLASGVIDARRLYRAATTGACFKMAGTVPSLDWNVTFLMDASGSMRGSTWRIVENTVATIHRALLGHQSRLQAYAYFERDGVCMISRLIKGRRLFSVPPGGQTASGQAIIAAALFMSSEHTRRLLVHVTDGESNFGVPVQCGIEFCAREGIHLITLGCGCRDRKAMVDQYGRSIQFFDHFDQLPQAIEKLLRRSFLYGLLP
- a CDS encoding glycyl-radical enzyme activating protein, which encodes MEDRELVTDIQRFSVNDGPGFRTNVYLKGCPLRCRWCHNPETIAVYPEIYWKKRLCVQCGACLQACPKEAINPPVDPVLARQEDSPYHKIIRSRCDLCMKCVDACSYDALEIVGRPMTVKEILDEVEKDRPFYDNSGGGMTLSGGEPTAHADFSEKLLKEARRRGIHTCLDTNGFCPWEVFERLIPDVDVVLYDIKHLDPAKHEEMTGAGNEIILANLERLLSAGAQVWVRVPVIPGFNDDMAFHQELARFLLDVPRRVCRVDLLPYHNWCQDKYGWLGIDWEMKEIESADPGFLEIFADIYREEGLKATVGGSGFEEAGSASGG
- a CDS encoding MoxR family ATPase, with protein sequence MTQTDRDLAVPKKERHFFLRQEVIENLERVEKLSQRHPVNVLVTGKQGCGKSTLVRQFAARNKRPFAVFQIGILSEPGQLFGEHRLREGETYYQKFLFPRAIQTPGCVIHLEEINRPEHPKALNMLFSVLSEDRKVWLDELGLLSVARGVVFFATLNEGDEFIGTEMLDSALRDRFYVSMLDYLPADVEMKVLYLKAGIDEADALTIVNVANRLRGHAQEPMVVSTRHTLMIAEMVNVGATIKEAFINSLQINPDILESVLLSLHAELGLREKEAAKVYALY
- a CDS encoding benzylsuccinate synthase gamma subunit family protein codes for the protein MPTCEECKNFFPIEDEPRKGDCVERVVDPRQAYYKAKPVNADDDATTCPSFQKK
- a CDS encoding formate acetyltransferase, translated to MAETAVSIKELEEKQEWWWVAEKKRSARLDYLRKAMWKKGAIGGLYPQGLYVDLERPVLQTEKAKELERSPDPYVIKFAQILAHVLDNKTIFITDHAQLVGYLGSAPNMISWDPTLAAVLNHEVVNDPTCLPEPLEESLKTISEVADYWAGKSDLDKIMPYLDLDDAMKVLSGAIGWGVPLSRGGYSGKDYEYIMTGTHAFEDIIEDLDRRIDEADAKAHEPGASKEISDLYDKINMWEAMKIALEAGIRHAKRHARLARIIAEHFETDNDRREELLKIAETCERVPAKPPRTLQESLQYDLFIQLFSRNEAIEGAWPARPDYYHGPYYEKEVDIDRTLTKEEALDLVGEFLIRAAEVSQYKVKWAREGLQGIEGTWVWTLGGVKKDGSDACNGMTLALLEAARLVRVANPTFAFRWHPKVSDEVMREIFECIRHGLGYPSIRNDPVLIANAMNWHGHPIEEARTWAHQACMSPAPCTKHGFQPMRMANATVNCAKIIEYVFTSGFDPVVNMQIGAETPDAATYTSYEQVFDAWVTQMKTVFSILVRPVNRARILAPKMTPRPFLSAVSERSIDSGLDVCDPSISRGNAWITAFTWVENADSLAAIKKLVFDEKKYTMAELKEALANNWEGREEMRLDFVKNAPKWGNDDDYVDAIMLDCLHEAAKFSRELKCPCGNTWPILPENVSGNIHYANIVGALPNGRRLGDALYDGGISPGPGLDKKGPTAVLKSCSKIDHISDGRAFLLNQRLSPTQLAGEKGYQLWKTYMKTWADLGLDHVQFNCVSDETLRSAQRDPEKYQEVIVRVAGYSAHFVDISRKTQDNIIQRTVQGLG